The Neomonachus schauinslandi chromosome 13, ASM220157v2, whole genome shotgun sequence DNA segment CATTCCCCTAGCTGGGGCTACTCAGCTTGAAAAGCCACAGGCCCCTCTACCCTGACATCAGGCCTTTTGTTTTCCATGAGATCTCCCACCTGGAACACCCCCTCTCCTCCTGTAATGCCTGGCCTGGAAGAGAGCCAGCCACCTTCCCTCTGAGCCCCTCACCCAGCCCCAAGCCCTGTCCAGGCCTAACTCATCAGTGCTTGAGGCAACATGGATCCCTCCTCCCGGGCGGCCTGGTGAGACCTGCAAGGAATGTCCATTTTCTGACCCTGGTCTTAAGAAAAGGGTTTGagttgggggtgtgtgtgtgtgtgtgtgtgtgtgtgtgttcacggGATGAGTGGCTTAGTGTAGGTGTGGCACTCGGCACCTGTGGGGAGTGTTCGCGCAAGTCAGTGTATTTGTGCCTCTGACTTCATCTCTCTCTCATCCCAGCCACTCAGAGCAAGGCCAAGCCTGGCTCCCCAGGTTGGGGTTCTGGTCTAATCCTTtgctccctcccccaggccagagGTACCTGCCAACGTGGCCCCAGCCCTAGGCATCCTCCGCTAAGGAGCTGCAGTGTCCCCCCACTGTGGTAGAAGGTGCAGTGGCTTCTACAAGGGGGCTGGACCTGAGCAGGCGTGGGGCAGCCACAAGCCCCTCCTCTGAGAAGAAACCAAAGGGACCTTGGAATCCCAGTTTGAGGACTGGAAGGGTGTGGGCAGGGTACAGAACTAGACCAAAGACTGGGTACTCTGGAAAACCAAAGCCTGCTCTTCTGCTCACACTGAGTCTCGACTGTAATCTAACCCTGGGGGTAAATCTTGTTTCACATTTCCAGTCCTGCAACACAGGCCCAATCCCTAGTCATGTACCAAGTGGCCTCCTTCACGCAGCCTCCCGCCCTGCCCAGGCCCAGTACGCTCTGCACTCTGAGCCTTGTAGCCTAGCTGAGCCCCAGGCCTGACCTCCTAGAGCCCCTGAACTGTGTCTGAACTGCATGACGGGGATGACAACCCCCCGTACCCCAAAGATGAAGTCTGGCCTCCTCACACTCTTGCATCTCTGCCCCTATGGGTAAAGCCTAGGCTTTCCTGGAAGGCAGCTCTGGAGATGACTCTTGACAGGCCTACCCCTGTCAGGATTCAATAGCCTCCAGGACTGACTGGACGTCCCCATGTGGGACCTGCCTCACTGGGACCCCTCATTCCCCACAGCTCTACCCCTGGCCTCCAGGGAGCCTTCTCCTCCAAAGAAGCagacagccccacccccagacacaTCTGCCTGAGAGCTATACTGCGTCTCCCCATCTATATGGAGAGAGTTGTCTCTCTCCAACTAGaatttcttccctcttccaggGCTAGAAGGGGAGGGATCCTTGGAAGAAGGATACCCTCCCAAAGTGGGTCTGTTCCAAGGACTCATGAAATGGTGACGTTTAATGAgaaccccccaccctcccaaccctgtatatacatctataaaaaattcaaatacagcAAGTTACCATTGAGTCAGACTAGAAGGGATTGACCGGGCATTAAATACtgtggggtgggagcagggaaaggggagggtCGTACAAAATGGGGACAGATGGGGGAGTGAAAAGTGTgggcactggggggagggggatggctgGGCCCCCCCAGCATCAGGAGCTTATAATCTGATGGTGGCAACAGACACCCTGGGACAGacaggaggctggggcaggagaaATTATGGATGTGAGGGGCTCCCCTCAGACCCCCCCACAGGCTCCTGGGAGTGGCTGGCATTGGAGGGTCCACCCcgaggggccagggtgggggtggggggtctttGGTGGGTGGGTTAGCTGCAGGGTCCTCCTCtcctgagggcaggaggagagccaGCATGGTGTGGCAGGGCTAGGGGGCGGCAGGCCCGGGCCTGCCGGGGTCTCTACAAATTATGTTTGAAGAGAATGCAGAAGGTCCTCCCGCCCGTGTGCAAAATAGAAACTGGGGTCTGCGGGCTCAGCTCCGGCCTCCTGGTCCTCTGCAGGTGCGCTGGCATGTCCTCACGGGGTGCCGGGCTCTAGGGAAACAGGGCAGGGGGCTGTAAGGGACGACGGCGGGTGGGGGTCCCCTTGGGCTCCCGTCTGCCACCCCGCCTCACTTGATTTACCAGATCAGGAGACTGTTGGCAGTGGTGGCAGCAGCCAGGGCCAGAGTTATGGGGACACTGATCAAGAAGGGTGCTGAGGGTCCTCCGCCGCTGCCCAGTTCCCCAGGGTCACAAATCTTCGTGGTGGGTGGAGGTGCCAGTGAGCTGGTGGTGCTGGTCGTGGTCTCTGGGGAACATGGGGGGGATCCCActcagggcagggccagggctgcAGTCAACCCAGATCTGGGGGGTTCATGAGGCACACTGTTCCTGCTCTGTGTTAGACCAGTACTGCCTCCCCCATCAGACagcccctgcttcctctctcagACGTGTCCTGCCTCCCCCATTGGGCAGATACTGCTTCCCCATGGCTCACAGATGACCTCTCCACCCCACGGCCCCTACCAAGAATGTCCAGACAGCAAGGACAAGGCACAGCTTGGtcaggacagacagacaggagtGTGGCGGCCACAGAGGCTCTAAGGCTCTGAGtcctgggaggggtgggaaggcGCAAGATAGAGCCAGGTAACAGCGCAGGCCCACTGAGAGaacggtggggggcggggaggggctcaCCCGGGGCCTGGGCCTCAGTGGTGAGGTGTCGTGGCTCCTCAGTCCAGGGTGTGGCATGAGCGGCCACGCTCCAGTCACTCCACGTCCCAATCTCATTGTCCTTGGCCGCCACCTGGATGATGTACTCCTTCCCGGCATAGGCATCCGTGATGGTGTGCGCTGTGCCGTCTGACAGCTCCACCTGCAGCCAGACAGCGGGATGGGGGTGGCGCCCGGGGGTCAGGAGAGTGAGCACCCCCAGAGGAACTGAGAACACTGCCGGGAGAGAAGAGTGAAGACCACCCCCCCGGAGGAAAAGAGAGCTtcctggggggagagagaggacatTGAGAATATTCCTGAAGGAGGGTAAAGACACCTCGGGGAGGAGACcccaagggagggaagaggatcTTGAAGGAGAGTAAGAAAATCTTCCGGAGACCGGAAGCACCCCCAGGGGAGCAGGAGGACTGTGCTCAGTGTCTCACTCTGCTGTCATCCCAGCTCCCTCACAGTGCCCAGCCTGAGCCCTGATCTCAGTCCCTCCCTGGAGGTGACAAGAGTAACAGGGTAAGAGAGGAGATGGTGATGTGCTCAGAAGGAAGGTTATAAATACAGACGTGGAGCTAGGCTGCCTCAGTCCAGGTTTTAGCTCCATCCCCTCTCAGCCGGCTGACCAAGTTCCTTAACCTCCAAATGCCTTGCTGTCCTGATCTGGGAAATGGTATTAATGATCTATCTCACAGGAGTATAATGAGGACTCAGGCACATGGGAAGCAACAAACACACTTCAGCCAGCTCTGTCATCATCAGAGCCTGGCTTCCCAGATGCCCAGTGCACCCACCAGCCTAGCCCCCGTTGAGCCTCCCACTCAGGAAGGCCTCAGTGTGGTTATCACCCTGCCTGAGGCagaagagggtggggggggggcagctccCAAGCAGCAGGACAGCAGGACAGCAGGACGGCAGGACAGCTGCTCCATTTCCTCCTGGAGGCAtcgccaccccacccccgcccaggtCAGCCCTATTCTGCTGGTCTCCCCCACCCTTCAGGCTGGCCTGCCTGTCCAGCGCCCCTCCCAGTCCCAGGCTGGGCTCTGGTTCATCTCAGCGGCACCCGCTGCCTCATTAAGCCTCCTCGTAAACAGGGGCAGCCGGCAGGGGCGGAGGAGGGGGCTGCTCTGGGCCACGTCTGGCTTCAGGGCTTTTTTGGTCCCTGTTCCAATCTTCCTTCCGGGAAAACCGGGTCTGAGCTACCTACCTGACAGGCTGTGAGTACATGCacgcatgtgtatgtgtattcatGTGTGTGAAGATGGGTCTAAGTAGAGCAGGAAGCCCCTCCAATaacctccccctctcccacccctatCTGTGGCCCTGAGGCGGAGACAATGGTAAAGGTCAGGGTCAGGGTGAAAGTCATTTAGGGCCCAGACCTGGGCTCACTCAGTCCTACTCCCAGCCCTGGAAGATCAGTGGACCCCACAGACACTCCTCCCCTGGAGTTGGGGCCTAGTTCCTCCTCTGGTCCCCTATACCCTTTTGTCTTCCAAAGACCCCCTCTGGCTgagtagagagggagagagctatGGAGAGCAGATCAAATTACCACCTCATTGGGGGGCTTATGGTGGGCACCATACACCTCTAGAAAGGTGGCCCAGGAGCCCAGTGCTTTCCTGGCAGCCACATCTAGGCTTAGGCCCTTCTTGCTAGGTTGTCACTGATCCCTTAATCCACACCCTTAAGAGAATGGCTCCTCAATTGGCAGGAATTCTCTAGTAGCTGGCATCTGCCTAGCCTCAGAGTCCTCCATCCAGTCGGCTGTAGCACATGTCAGACACGccctccagcctccctgctgaATTAGGGCCAGAGCAGAAGATGCAGGGAACCCATGCTGGGTCCCAGTACTTGCCTCACCTTGTCCATGCTGAGACAGCCCCTGCCAGACCTCATGGTGCCCATTCTTGTCAATCCTGGCCTGTAGCTCTCATTTCCCCCTGAAAATCCAAGTGATGTTTTTCTCTGCTCTCCCCTCTGTACCACCTCCCGATCATACACCTGCTTCTCTCCAACATAAAGGATTAGGGAGAGTAGATTCTATTCAGAGCAAAATTCAAGTTCAAAAGAGCCATAAATTGAGCCAACTCCAATGTCAATGAGATATGGAACAGGGCAAGCTATGTGCCACGGGTCATACATGTTCTTAGCACAGAGTCCACGTATTTTGCTCTACCCACGtcagtgtggggctcagttcTGCAGTGCATGGTCTTGGCATGTTAGTCACATGCATGTGTGCAGCACGGTTCCTGCTAGGGACcacgtgtatgtgtgcatgttcCTGTGTGTGTGGCGGGCGGTATGCCAGGTCCACCGTGAGGCGTGTGCGCCACAATACGCGGTGCTGCTGCCTGCAGCTCGttagcaggggaggggggcttgtGAAACTAGACCCTGGTTATTAGCAATGCATTAGGCGCGGGCAGCTGGCCAGGCAGGAGGGACTCCGGATTCTGTCAGAGAACATGTGAGCAGCCTTTATGGGGGCCAGGCCTACAACCCGGACAGGCACCCTGGAATCACATTACACACTTTAAAGGCTAGCTGGAAGGGGGGCATGAGGAGGTGGGTTGACTGACCCCTGGGTGCCAGTCTGGGCTAGCCTGTGGCGCACCCTCGAAGCCCCAGTCCTAGCCCACAGACCTCATGGGCCAGAAAGAGTGCCTACAACTCTATGGGTCCAGGGCTGTCAAAGGAGAGAGAACATTAAGTCAGCCCCAAATGCCTGGCTGCTCCTCAGAGCAACTGTAGCTTGATCAACATCACAGACCACACCCTGACCCCATACCAGCCCTTATCCACTGCTTCGTTCCCAGACTAGGCTACCTTCCGACCTGTAACCTTGAGCAGACCCCTAAGCCACACCTGACTTTGGAGCCCTGACACTCATCATGGCCTGAACTCATACCCTGGAACAAGTCTGCCACCACTGCCTGATTCTGACCCCTTGAGCCATTGAGACTATAAGTCCTTGAGGACCAGGATGTCCTGCCCCTTGGGGCCAGCACAGGCCCGCAGCCTGGGCCAGAGTCTAAGAGGGAGATGCCTGATCAGGGCTAAGAGCCAgagtgaaggaaagggaaatcCTACCTGCCCTGCTTGCCATCTCCCTTCCAGGATTTCTTCCCATTACCCCGGGCCACAAAAACAGATGTGTTCCCATCACACTAATGGAGGCCACTGGGAACCCTTTAGGGCCTCCGATCAGGATACCTTCCTCAGCCCCATCCATCCTTCCAAGCCCATCTGATCCCCTCTCCCTGAGGAAAGAAAGCCTCTCTGACTGCCCCCAGGCTTCACACTGGAACAGCGACCAGCTGATATGGGTGATATGGATACCTCCCACGCCACGAGGCTCTGATTCGGGCACTTGGGatctgggcagggcagggcactCACATGCTGCCACTGGTCCAGGATGAGGGGTCGGTAGCGCAGAAAGAACTTGAGAGGAAAGGATTCAGGGTCGGGCCAGGTCGAAGGGGTCTGCCAAGTCACCTCTAGCCGGCGAGGGTTGCTGGGTACTGGTCGGGCTACCACATTTTCTGGAGGGTCAGGCTTCACTGTTAAGGAGACACAGCTTCATTACCTCACTAATCTCTGGGAACGACCCCACTATGTCAACCCCAGTCACCATGTCCACCATCTTGTATCACCAACCATTGTCCTAGTTGTCACAGTGGCCACCCCTCTTCTCTGCTGTCAATTCTGGCAACTACCATTAACAACCGTCTCATTATTTCCACCTCTCACATCCCTGTCACCACCAAGGACTGTCACTACAGTCACTGTCACCAGCTCATGATAGCGATATCCCAAATTTCATCCCATCATCCCAACCCCATGCTCATAATGACCAGCATCCCAATTACCAAGTCTATATGATGGCTCCACCATTACCAGCATTACCTCCCCTGTCACCGGGATCACCCCCTCCTGCACCAGCATCATATACTCCCCTCAAGCTTGGCTTTTCACCTCAGCTCTTCCAGTTCCAAACTGAGATACACTCTCCCCTGGAAGAGTCTGGGTTTGAAGCTGCTCTGTGGGTCAAGGTTAAAAGATAGTCCACAGGTGTGGCAGTTCTGGGTTGGAGGTAGGCTGGGGACATGATGGGAGTCTAAGGGCCCAGCTCATGCAGAAACAGTCTGGGGGTCTCAGCCATGGTATGGAGGGCAAGCAGAGGGTCTGGCTGGGATGGGGTAAGAGCAGACAAGGGGTCTggttgggatggggtgggggaaggcaagGGGTCTGGCTTCTGGCTGGGATGGGGTAAGAGCAGGCAAGGGGTCTggctgggatggggtgggggaaggcaagGGGTCTGGCTTCTGGCTGGGATGGGGTAAGAGCAGGCAAGGGGTCTGGCTGGgatggggcaggagcagagggtctggctggggtgggggtgggggtgagggcggTATCTGTCCCAGTCCTGTCTCCTGTTCTGACACCTCATTCATCACAAGCCGTAAGGAAGCCAttagcatgggggggggggggggaggctgcaGCTGCACAAGGGTCTGGcccagcctgcccccccccccccccctgtatCCCTGGGGGCCCAGGGGGCCGGGGGGAAAGGCCGCCGGAAAGGNNNNNNNNNNNNNNNNNNNNNNNNNNNNNNNNNNNNNNNNNNNNNNNNNNNNNNNNNNNNNNNNNNNNNNNNNNNNNNNNNNNNNNNNNNNNNNNNNNNNGGGGTAAGAGCAGGCAAGGGGTCTggctgggatggggtgggggaaggaaaggggtCTGGCTTCTGGCTGGGATGGAGTAAGAGCAGGCAAGGGGTCTGGctaggatggggtgggggaaggcaagGGGTCTGGCTTCTGGCTGGGATGGGGTAAGAGCAGGCAAGGGGTCTGGCTGGgatggggcaggagcagagggtctggctggggtgggggtgggggtgagggcggTATCTGTCCCAGTCCTGTCTCCTGTTCTGACACCTCATTCATCACAAGCCGTAAGGAAGCCAttagcatggggggggggggtggaggctgCAGCTGCACAAGGGTCTGGCccagcctgcccccctccccctcctgtaTACTCTGGGAGCCAGAGAGACGATGGGGAAGAGCTGCTGGAAAGGTCTCTTGGCCCCTGCAGGTAAAGGACATTCACTCAAATGTTCACAGGCATATACGTGCCATGAATACgtgtacacacatgtacacatgccCCACGTACCCAGGCACACCCGTGACTGTCCCCACCAATGCTCATATACGCCTCTGGCACACACCCACTGACACACTCCCACTGGAGTATGCTGCAGGGACCACCCCCGCCCCACGCACCGATGGTGAACTCGTCGAAGGTGATAGCTGTGGCGTTGTGGCCCAGGGCATTGCTGACACTTATCGAGACTTTGTACTTGATGGTGGAGAACAGGTGCATGTAGCGGATGTGGCAGCGGTTCTTGAGGGCTGGGTCCTTCTCACAGACCATAATTTTGGAGCCATGCCTGGGGAAGGGTGAGGCCCAGGCACTGTTACCAACATCAAGGGTCAGatggggcagaggctgggagaagGTCAAGCCCAAGGCTGGGCTAGGGTCTGGACGAGGGCACGGTGGGTGGCTGGAGGAGAGGTGAGAGGTCAGGGCTGGAACCGGGTCACAGGCAAGTCTACTCACAGCACGGTCACATTGAAGGTGTTGGGGATGTAGGTGGGAGTGGGCAGATGCCAGCTGCAGTAGAAGCCCTTGGGGTAAGTGTTGGAGCGGCAGCTGAGCACGGGCTCCCGCGGCGGCACTGGGGGGTGAGGACAGCACGGTCAGGGTGTTCTTGGAGCCCCTAGTCCCCTGCACTAGTGTGGGGACAGGTGGGCCCCAGGACCCCAGCTCTCCCCCTTCAAGCCATCAGCTATGCCAGAGGTTGGGGAGGGGTGGCTGTCAGCGAGGCTCTGAGGCTTCCCAGGCCGCAGAGAGCCAGatgtttaattaaagaaaaacaagggcTCTATGAAGAGGGAGCCCCCCCCACCTGCTCAATGGAGGCGGGAACTGCGGGGAACAGGGGGCTGCGGGCCTCAGCTCATCAATCACAGGGTGGAGGTGATGTCTGGGGGAATCGGCCCCAGCCCCACATCTCCTGACACGTTGTGTCCATTCACAGAGAAAAACTGTGCAACAGaggctgcgggggtggggggcaggggctgtcTTGACTGGGTCCTCTGGTTGCTGGAATAATCAGGGTGCACTCCCTGGAGAAGAGTCATCCCAGGCTTCCCCCAGTAGAGACTAAGAAACATGAGGACGAGCCTGGCGGTCCACAGGAACACAGCACTGTATGCACATGCGTATCCGGGTGTAGGTGTCTGCATGCACGGGTATACGTGTCACACGTGTCTCTGCGACACGAACGACCCACGATGGAATGTGGGTACATATACAGGAGTATCTAGTGCATGGCTCAGAATGTGTGTTCACATATgactgcatgtgtgtgcatgtgcctgtTGAGAGGAAGCTACTATTCCCTTGCTGTATACGTCACCCAAGCCCTAGCCCCCAGCTCCTCCACCACAGACCCTTTAAGAAGCCCTTTACTTGGTTAGCAGCAGCCTGCAATTCAGAATGCGGAGtcccagagagggacagagacctgcctggggtcacacagccaaGCCAGAGCTGGGACCAAACCCCAGGATGGGGATACCACCTACATGACCACATTACACACTTGGGAAGTCCTTTCTGCTATCTAACCACACTTCTTGCTGCTGTGAGCACTTAGCCCAGCTGTCCCACCCTCAGGCACTGGGTAAGGCGTGAGGACAGCCGGCTCAGGTTCCTGGAAGGAGGCAGCTTCTGTGATCTGACCCAGGCAAGGAATGTCCGTCAGTGGCTCCAGGGACACTGACACCTCCCTCCTGTgtcccccccctccgccccaccccctgcctgacAGGTGGACAGGAAATGGGAGGGGGGCAGTTCAATAAGCCAGGGACTGTGAAAGGGGGAGTACATGTCTATGCTTGTCGAGTGGCCATGGTGACACATGGGGAACTGTGGGCTTTCATCCACAGTGTACACGTGGTTGTGACTGACTCTGATTGCATGTACATGTCCAGTGTGTGGGAAGTATATGTGTATCAGGGCCAAACCCCCAGGGCCCAATCTGGCTTTGCAGCAGGAGAGatgagagggtcagagaggcATCTGGGAAGCTTGGGTGTATGTAGCAGCTAGAGTGGGCTATGCTGTGGGCAAAGGTGGCTCTATGCCCCAGGCCTGCAGGGGAGAGCCAGAGCCCAGCTGAGCCCCCACAAGGGGCAACCTGCATTCCATCCACTGCTGTCTGCCTCCCCTGGGGAGCCTTCCTGGCCCTGTGTCCATCTTGTGTCTGTTCCATGTTCATACTGTGTGCCTCTCATATCCCTTCCCTATCTGCCCAGGGACACa contains these protein-coding regions:
- the CNTFR gene encoding ciliary neurotrophic factor receptor subunit alpha, which translates into the protein MAAPVPWACCAVLAAATAVVYTQRHSPQEAPHVQYERLGSDVTLPCGTANWDAAVTWRVNGTDLAPDLLNGSQLVLHGLELGHSGLYACFHRDSWHLRHQVLLHVGLPPREPVLSCRSNTYPKGFYCSWHLPTPTYIPNTFNVTVLHGSKIMVCEKDPALKNRCHIRYMHLFSTIKYKVSISVSNALGHNATAITFDEFTIVKPDPPENVVARPVPSNPRRLEVTWQTPSTWPDPESFPLKFFLRYRPLILDQWQHVELSDGTAHTITDAYAGKEYIIQVAAKDNEIGTWSDWSVAAHATPWTEEPRHLTTEAQAPETTTSTTSSLAPPPTTKICDPGELGSGGGPSAPFLISVPITLALAAATTANSLLI